The following proteins are encoded in a genomic region of Phalacrocorax carbo chromosome 2, bPhaCar2.1, whole genome shotgun sequence:
- the ZC2HC1A gene encoding zinc finger C2HC domain-containing protein 1A: protein MEGLEGEVTVPTGDLLPCRICGRTFFPAALKKHGPICQKTSAKKRKTFDSSRQRAEGTDIPTVKPLKPRPEPPKKPSNWRRKHEEFIATIRAAKGLNLKDGGKLPPPPPPSYDPDYIQCPYCQRRFNENAADRHINFCKEQAARITNKGKLAADTKGKLPTRTQYKPAAVKKMPSVGSAPSSSSRLPQPSGVSKTVVGASSSKALSSSGSSGSKIQTLSPAHKNSLGMVNPQAGGATKTRTSTPPSVARTMSTGALTSKRKTSNSDSYSRSDSKIGYDGGDYPSSVNGGSSKSSEGNSPVQLSKFCHECGTRYPVEWAKFCCECGIRRMVV from the exons gtgAGGTTACAGTACCAACTGGAGATTTGCTGCCATGTAGGATTTGCGGAAGGACTTTCTTTCCAGCAGCACTT AAAAAGCATGGACCCATTTGCCAAAAAACTTCTGCCAAGAAGAGGAAGACATTTGATTCCAGCCGACAGAGAGCAGAAGGAACTGACATTCCCACAGTAAAACCTCTTAAGCCACGG CCAGAACCACCCAAAAAACCTTCCAATTGGAGAAGAAAGCATGAGGAATTTATAGCAACCATACGAGCAGCCAAAGGACTTAATCTCAAAGATGGTGGAAAACTGCCTCCACCACCTCCGCCATCATATGACCCTG atTACATTCAGTGTCCATACTGTCAAAGGAGATTTAATGAAAATGCAGCTGACAGGCATATCAATTTCTGTAAGGAGCAAGCAGCGCGTATTACTAATAAGGGGAAATTGGCAGCTGATACCAAAGGGAAGCTTCCTACTCGAACACAG TACAAACCTGCTGCAGTTAAGAAGATGCCTTCTGTAGGATCAGCACCGTCGTCATCATCACGCTTACCACAGCCAAGTGGTGTTAGCAAAACTGTTGTAG GTGCCTCTTCAAGTAAAGCACTATCTTCATCTGGATCCAGTGGGAGCAAAATTCAGACATTATCACCAGCTCATAAAAACTCATTGGGAATGGTGAACCCACAAGCAGG aGGTGCAACAAAAACACGGACATCAACCCCTCCTAGTGTGGCAAGAACCATGAGCACGGGTGCTCTaaccagcaaaagaaaaactagCAACTCAGACAGTTACTCAAG GTCCGACAGTAAAATTGGGTATGACGGTGGAGACTACCCATCCTCAGTCAATGGAGGAAGTTCAAAAAGCAGCGAAGGAAATTCACCTGTACAACTGTCAAAGTTCTGCCATGAATGTGGAACAAGGTATCCAGTGGAATGGGCAAAGTTTTGCTGTGAGTGTGGAATTCGAAGAATGGTAGTGTGA